In a genomic window of Vigna angularis cultivar LongXiaoDou No.4 chromosome 6, ASM1680809v1, whole genome shotgun sequence:
- the LOC108343270 gene encoding respiratory burst oxidase homolog protein B gives MEIEEHQIESWSETGSSGSRSTRVGFSGPMSGPLVSNKKSSKKSARFKDDEELVEITLDVRDDVVSVQNIRGGDPETALLASRLEKRPSSLSMRLRQVSQELKRMTSSKKFDRVDRSKSGAARALRGFKFMTKNVGTEGWSQVEKRFLDLAVEGKLPKTRFGQCIGMHEKEFAGELFDALSRRRGITSASITKDELREFWEQITDQSFDSRLQTFFDMVDKNADGRITQEEVQEIIGLSASANKLSKLQERSDEYAALIMEELDPDNLGYIELHNLEMLLLQAPAQSTHITTDSRVMSQMLSQKLVPTKEYNPIKRGFRALAYFVEDNWKRIWVIALWLAICAALFTWKFIQYKHRAVFDVMGYCVTAAKGAAETLKFNMALILLPVCRNTITWLRSKTKLGMAVPFDDNINFHKVIAFGIAIGVGIHAICHLTCDFPRLLHTTEEEYEPMKPFFGEDRPNDYWWFVKGTEGWTGITIVVLMAIAYTLAQPWFRRNRLNLPKPLKKLTGFNAFWYSHHLFVIVYALFIVHGYYLYLSKEWYKKTTWMYLAIPMILYACERLLRAFRSGYKSVKILKVAVYPGNVLALHVSKPQGFKYSSGQYIFVNCSDVSPFQWHPFSITSAPGDDYVSVHIRTLGDWTSQLKNVFAKACQPASGDQSGLLRADMLQGNNIPRMPKLLIDGPYGAPAQDYKDYEVILLVGLGIGATPLISILKDVLNNMKQRKDLEEGMVESGVKNNKRKPFATNRAYFYWVTREQGSFEWFKGVMDDVAEYDKDGIIELHNYCTSVYEEGDARSALITMLQSLHHAKSGVDIVSGTRVKTHFARPNWRSVFKHTALKHPGKRVGVFYCGAHTLVGELKRLSLDFSRKTNTKFDFHKENF, from the exons ATGGAGATTGAAGAGCACCAAATAGAGTCATGGTCGGAGACGGGGAGCTCCGGGAGCAGGAGCACCCGAGTGGGTTTCAGCGGGCCCATGAGCGGCCCATTGGTCTCCAACAAGAAGAGCAGCAAGAAGAGCGCCAGGTTCAAGGACGACGAGGAGTTGGTGGAGATAACGCTGGACGTCCGCGACGACGTCGTTTCGGTCCAAAACATCCGGGGCGGAGACCCCGAGACCGCGCTCCTCGCCTCCCGCCTCGAGAAGCGGCCCTCCTCGCTTTCGATGCGGCTCCGGCAGGTGTCGCAGGAGCTCAAGCGAATGACCTCCTCCAAGAAGTTCGACAGGGTCGATAGGTCCAAGTCTGGCGCCGCTCGCGCTCTCCGAGGTTTCAAGTTCATGACCAAAAATGTCGGAACCGAAGGTTGGTCGCAGGTGGAGAAGCGCTTTCTTGACTTGGCCGTTGAGGGCAAATTGCCCAAAACGCGCTTCGGTCAGTGCATTG GTATGCACGAAAAGGAGTTTGCTGGGGAATTATTTGACGCATTATCTCGTCGTCGAGGCATAACATCAGCTTCCATAACAAAAGATGAGTTGCGTGAATTTTGGGAACAAATTACCGACCAGAGCTTTGATTCAAGGCTCCAGACCTTCTTTGATAT GGTGGACAAAAATGCCGACGGAAGAATCACACAAGAAGAAGTTCAAGAG ATTATCGGCTTAAGCGCTTCGGCTAATAAGCTGTCAAAACTACAAGAACGTTCAGATGAATATGCAGCTCTTATCATGGAGGAGTTGGATCCAGACAACCTTGGATACATTGAG CTGCACAACTTGGAAATGCTTCTTCTGCAAGCACCGGCACAATCAACTCACATAACAACGGATAGTCGAGTGATGAGTCAAATGCTGAGCCAGAAACTGGTTCCAACCAAAGAGTACAACCCTATAAAGCGTGGCTTCCGGGCACTGGCTTACTTTGTGGAGGACAATTGGAAAAGAATTTGGGTTATTGCTCTTTGGCTTGCAATCTGTGCTGCTCTTTTCACTTGGAAGTTCATCCAATACAAGCACCGTGCCGTGTTCGACGTCATGGGATATTGTGTCACAGCAGCCAAAGGTGCTGCCGAGACCCTCAAGTTCAACATGGCCTTAATCCTCTTACCCGTTTGCAGAAACACCATCACTTGGCTCAGAAGTAAGACCAAGTTAGGCATGGCTGTTCCCTTTGATGACAACATTAACTTTCACAAG GTGATAGCTTTTGGAATTGCAATTGGGGTCGGGATACATGCAATTTGTCATTTAACATGTGACTTTCCGAGGTTGTTGCATACGACAGAGGAGGAATATGAGCCCATGAAGCCATTTTTTGGAGAAGACAGACCCAATGATTATTGGTGGTTCGTGAAAGGGACAGAGGGTTGGACCGGGATAACCATTGTGGTGCTTATGGCTATAGCCTACACTTTGGCTCAACCCTGGTTCCGTAGAAACAGATTGAACCTCCCCAAGCCTCTCAAAAAGCTCACTGGCTTCAACGCCTTTTGGTACTCTCACCATCTTTTTGTCATCGTCTATGCCCTTTTCATCGTTCACGGATACTACTTGTACCTCTCCAAGGAATGGTACAAGAAAACG ACTTGGATGTATCTTGCAATTCCTATGATCCTATACGCATGCGAGCGATTGCTTCGTGCTTTCAGGTCTGGCTACAAAAGTGTCAAGATTTTGAAG GTGGCAGTGTACCCAGGAAATGTGTTGGCCTTACACGTGTCTAAACCACAAGGATTCAAGTACTCCAGTGGACAGTATATTTTCGTTAACTGTTCAGATGTTTCTCCATTTCAATG GCATCCTTTCTCTATTACATCAGCACCAGGAGATGACTATGTAAGCGTTCACATTCGGACATTGGGTGATTGGACATCACAGCTTAAGAATGTTTTTGCCAAG GCATGTCAACCAGCAAGTGGTGACCAGAGTGGTCTTCTGCGAGCTGATATGTTACAAGGAAACAACATACCAAG GATGCCAAAGCTTCTGATTGATGGTCCTTATGGAGCTCCAGCACAAGACTACAAAGACTACGAAGTGATCCTTCTGGTGGGTCTGGGAATTGGAGCCACCCCTTTGATCAGTATCCTGAAAGACGTGCTAAACAACATGAAACAGCGGAAAGACTTAGAAGAAGGGATGGTAGAAAGTGGAGTTAAGAACAACAAGAGAAAACCTTTTGCCACCAACAGGGCCTATTTCTACTGGGTTACTCGTGAGCAAGGTTCCTTCGAATGGTTCAAGGGTGTGATGGATGATGTTGCAGAGTATGACAAGGATGGAATAATCGAGCTTCACAACTATTGCACAAGTGTGTATGAGGAAGGAGATGCTCGATCTGCTTTGATCACCATGCTTCAATCTCTCCACCATGCCAAGAGTGGTGTGGATATTGTTTCAGGAACAAGGGTCAAGACACATTTTGCTAGACCAAATTGGCGCAGTGTTTTTAAACATACTGCACTCAAACACCCAGGAAAAAGAGTTG GTGTTTTCTACTGTGGGGCGCACACATTGGTTGGAGAACTTAAAAGGCTTTCTCTTGACTTTTCCAGAAAAACCAACACTAAGTTCGATTTTCACAAAGAGAACTTCTAA